From a single Apium graveolens cultivar Ventura chromosome 2, ASM990537v1, whole genome shotgun sequence genomic region:
- the LOC141704145 gene encoding uncharacterized protein LOC141704145: MKIPQTQKDIQKLTGCLAALRRFIPKLAERCLPFFELLKGAQNKKLVDWTPECHTTFEEIKRLLMNPPVLCKSKPGEPLSLYIAAGPKAVSSALVREEGGTQSPIYYVSQVLKDAETRYPNLEKFALALVHSSRKLMQYFQGREIRVVTDQQLRKIIHKPDASGRLVNWAIELSQFNIRFVPHTAIKAQALAKFVMECTFPERNLPSPQEITPEGTNLETDPWKLYVDGSSMDERSGAGLILISPEGFTIQQAITFAFKATNNQAEYEALIVGLKLEKSLGISKMTVYSDSQIVVKQTSGEYIAKDPTLAQYQTMVRNILEATPDITIFQINREENSKADELSKLVQNASDLVSSVYFKELKVPSTEQAEVLCIGSPDNWMTPYIAYLRDGTLPEDQNKARYLKHKAARFFLEEGQLYRRIFSAPTLKCVDPEEANYCLREVHEGICGDHLAAKALAYKIIR, from the coding sequence ATGAAGATACCTCAAACACAGAAGGACATCCAGAAGTTGACAGGATGCCTAGCAGCCCTGCGAAGATTTATTCCGAAGCTGGCGGAGAGATGTCTCCCATTCTTCGAGTTGCTAAAAGGTGCCCAGAACAAGAAGTTAGTGGATTGGACCCCAGAGTGTCACACAACTTTCGAGGAAATCAAGAGGCTCCTGATGAACCCCCCGGTGCTTTGCAAATCCAAGCCCGGAGAGCCTTTATCTCTCTACATCGCCGCTGGCCCCAAAGCTGTCTCTTCGGCACTGGTCCGGGAGGAAGGAGGAACGCAGAGCCCCATCTACTATGTCAGCCAAGTCCTCAAGGACGCCGAGACTCGGTACCCAAACTTGGAAAAATTCGCCTTGGCCCTTGTACACTCCAGCAGGAAGCTAATGCAGTACTTCCAAGGCCGAGAGATCAGAGTAGTCACGGACCAACAACTCAGGAAGATCATTCACAAGCCAGATGCCTCCGGAAGGTTGGTTAACTGGGCCATTGAATTAAGTCAATTCAACATCAGATTCGTGCCACACACGGCAATAAAGGCCCAGGCCTTAGCCAAATTCGTGATGGAATGCACCTTCCCGGAGCGGAATCTACCCTCACCCCAAGAGATAACCCCGGAGGGAACCAACTTGGAAACGGATCCCTGGAAGCTCTATGTTGACGGATCATCCATGGACGAAAGGTCTGGAGCGGGCCTCATCCTTATTAGCCCGGAGGGCTTTACCATTCAACAGGCGATAACTTTTGCTTTCAAGGCAACGAATAATCAGGCTGAATATGAAGCACTCATTGTCGGGCTCAAATTGGAAAAATCTCTTGGTATTTCAAAGATGACCGTCTACAGCGATTCTCAGATCGTGGTCAAGCAAACCAGCGGAGAATATATCGCGAAAGATCCGACACTGGCGCAGTACCAGACAATGGTACGGAACATCTTGGAAGCCACTCCCGACATCACCATATTTCAGATCAACAGAGAAGAGAACTCCAAAGCTGATGAGCTGTCCAAGCTCGTGCAGAATGCCTCGGACCTCGTTAGTTCAGTGTACTTCAAAGAACTCAAAGTACCCAGCACAGAGCAAGCTGAGGTCCTGTGCATCGGGAGCCCAGACAATTGGATGACTCCCTACATAGCTTACTTAAGAGATGGGACGCTACCGGAAGACCAGAACAAGGCCAGATACTTGAAACACAAAGCTGCTCGTTTCTTCCTGGAAGAGGGTCAGCTATACAGAAGAATCTTTTCAGCACCTACCTTGAAATGTGTAGACCCTGAGGAGGCCAATTATTGCCTCCGAGAGGTTCATGAAGGCATCTGCGGAGACCACCTGGCAGCCAAAGCTCTAGCTTATAAAATCATCAGATAA
- the LOC141708844 gene encoding putative LRR receptor-like serine/threonine-protein kinase At2g24230, whose protein sequence is MSVSCLCLSLVVALFFRPSICQQPNTDGYFISQFLKNMGASQVYNFSEPVCSWQGVFCNAKQEYVVKFVAHGLGLSGLISDDTIGKLKKLQSLDLSSNKITGLPSDFWSLGSLKILNLSLNQISGSLSSNIGNFGLLESLDLSFNNFSGYIPEAISSLASLQVLKLQHNWFQSSIPRGILNCQSLISIDFSSNQLNGTLPKGFAAAFPKLNSLNLADNEIHGRGSDFSGMVSVTFLNISSNLFQGSVVDVFGGPLEVIDLSNNQFQGHISQVNFSSTFNWSQLVYLDLSENQLSGVFFENLNEAENLQYLNLAYNRFSKQKFLQIDNFPNLEYLNLSKTNLIGHLPVEISMLSNLRTIDLSKNHLGSRIPPLSTKRLRTLDVSYNNLTGNIPLSILEKLPSMGKFNFSYNNLTLCATRFSAKTLKSAFIGSSNGCPIAANPSLFKRKSTTHRGLKLALVLAFSLICLLAGLLFFAFGCRRKTRMWAMKQSFYKEEQIISGPFSFQTDSTTWVADVKQATSVPVVIFEKPLLNFTFADLLSATSNFDRGTLLAEGRFGPVYRGFLQGGIHVAVKVLVHGSTMTDHEAAKELEYLGRIKHPNLVPLTGYCLAGEQRIAIYDYMENGNLQNLLHDLPLGIQTIEDWSTDTWEEDDNNGIQNVGSEGLLTWKFRYKIALGTARALAFLHHGCSPPIIHRDVKSSSVYLDMNLEPRLSDFGLAKIFGHCVEDEIARGTPGYVPPEFLLPETGSPRGATPHSDVYGFGIVLFELITGKKPAEDAYEDKETTLVSWARGLVKKNQGSRAIDPKIRGTGPESRFVEALKIGYLCTADLPSKRPSMQQVVGLLKDIEPSLN, encoded by the coding sequence ATGTCTGTCAGTTGTTTATGTTTGAGTCTGGTAGTTGCATTGTTCTTTAGGCCTTCTATTTGTCAACAGCCTAATACAGATGGATACTTTATCTCCCAATTCTTGAAAAATATGGGAGCATCTCAAGTTTACAACTTTTCGGAACCTGTTTGTTCATGGCAAGGTGTGTTTTGCAATGCCAAACAAGAATATGTTGTCAAGTTTGTAGCTCATGGTTTGGGCCTATCTGGTTTGATATCTGATGATACCATTGGCAAACTCAAAAAGCTTCAATCTTTGGATTTAAGCAGTAATAAAATTACTGGTCTGCCTTCCGATTTCTGGAGTTTAGGGTCACTCAAGATTCTCAATCTTTCATTGAACCAAATCTCCGGGAGCCTATCAAGCAACATTGGGAATTTTGGCCTACTTGAAAGCTTGGACCTTTCTTTCAATAATTTTTCGGGATATATACCTGAAGCTATCAGCTCCCTTGCTAGTTTGCAAGTTCTTAAACTCCAGCATAATTGGTTTCAGTCCAGCATTCCTCGGGGGATTCTGAACTGCCAGTCCCTGATTTCCATTGATTTTTCAAGTAATCAGCTGAATGGCACTCTTCCTAAAGGCTTTGCTGCTGCATTTCCTAAGCTCAATTCTTTAAACCTTGCTGACAATGAGATCCATGGGCGCGGTTCAGATTTTTCAGGGATGGTATCTGTCACATTTCTTAACATTTCAAGTAATCTTTTCCAGGGCTCCGTTGTTGATGTTTTTGGGGGGCCATTAGAGGTGATTGATTTGAGCAACAATCAATTCCAAGGTCACATATCTCAGGTAAATTTCAGCTCCACCTTCAATTGGTCTCAATTAGTTTATCTCGACTTGTCTGAAAATCAGCTTAGTGGAGTGTTTTTTGAAAACCTGAACGAGGCTGAGAATCTTCAGTACCTAAATCTTGCATACAATAGGTTCTCAAAACAAAAATTCCTACAAATCGATAACTTCCCCAATTTAGAGTATTTGAACTTGTCGAAGACAAACTTAATAGGCCATCTTCCTGTTGAAATTTCAATGTTAAGTAATTTGAGAACTATTGATCTTTCCAAAAATCATCTTGGCAGTCGAATTCCTCCTTTGAGTACAAAAAGACTCCGGACCTTAGATGTCTCCTACAACAACCTTACCGGAAACATCCCTTTATCTATATTAGAGAAACTGCCTTCGATGGGGAAGTTTAACTTCTCTTACAATAACTTAACTCTTTGTGCTACTCGGTTCTCTGCCAAAACCCTGAAATCGGCTTTCATTGGGTCATCTAACGGCTGCCCAATTGCTGCAAACCCGAGCCTGTTCAAAAGGAAAAGTACAACACATAGGGGGCTAAAGCTTGCGCTGGTTTTAGCCTTCTCATTAATCTGTTTACTCGCGGGATTGCTATTTTTTGCCTTTGGTTGCAGAAGAAAAACCAGGATGTGGGCCATgaaacaatctttttacaaagaaGAACAAATTATATCAGGCCCTTTCTCGTTCCAGACCGATTCCACCACTTGGGTAGCTGATGTTAAGCAGGCAACATCAGTCCCAGTAGTGATATTTGAGAAGCCATTGTTGAATTTCACATTTGCAGATCTCTTGTCTGCAACTTCAAACTTCGATAGAGGTACCTTGTTGGCAGAAGGAAGATTTGGACCTGTTTATCGAGGCTTTTTACAAGGTGGTATTCACGTAGCTGTCAAAGTTTTAGTCCACGGATCTACAATGACAGATCATGAAGCTGCAAAAGAGCTTGAATATCTTGGCAGAATCAAACACCCTAATCTTGTTCCACTGACAGGATACTGCTTAGCCGGTGAACAAAGGATTGCGATTTATGATTATATGGAGAATGGAAACTTGCAAAATTTGCTTCATGACCTGCCACTTGGTATTCAAACTATAGAAGATTGGAGTACAGACACTTGGGAAGAAGATGATAACAATGGGATTCAAAATGTTGGGTCTGAAGGCTTGTTAACATGGAAATTTCGATACAAAATTGCACTTGGGACTGCCAGAGCATTGGCATTTCTTCACCATGGGTGCTCTCCTCCTATAATTCACAGAGATGTTAAATCCAGCAGTGTTTATCTTGATATGAACTTGGAACCGAGATTGTCTGACTTCGGATTGGCAAAGATATTTGGGCACTGTGTAGAGGATGAGATTGCTCGTGGGACTCCAGGTTACGTGCCACCTGAGTTTCTTTTGCCAGAAACTGGCTCACCTAGAGGAGCAACACCACACTCTGATGTTTATGGATTTGGCATTGTTCTCTTTGAGTTAATTACAGGGAAAAAGCCAGCTGAAGATGCTTATGAAGATAAAGAAACCACTTTAGTTAGTTGGGCGAGGGGATTAGTAAAGAAAAACCAGGGTTCAAGAGCCATTGACCCAAAAATACGCGGAACAGGACCTGAGTCTCGTTTTGTGGAGGCCTTAAAGATTGGATACTTATGCACTGCTGATCTTCCCTCTAAGAGGCCAAGCATGCAACAAGTTGTAGGACTTCTAAAGGATATTGAACCATCTCTGAACTAG